The sequence agtaaaactgtcactgttctcagatgacatgatactctacatagaaaatcctaaagatgctgccagaaaactacctgagctaatcaatgaatttggtaaagttgcaggatacaaaattaacacacaggaaactgttgcatttctatacactaacaatgaaaaatcagaaagagaaattaaggaaacaatcccactcaccattgcaacaaaaagaatgaaatacctagggataaacctaaccaaggaggtaaaagcctgtactcagaaaagtataagacactaatggaagaaatcaaagatgacacaaacagatggagagacataccatgttcttggattggaagaatcaacattgtgataatgactatactaccaaaagcaatttacagattcaatgaaatccctatcaaattaccaatagcatttttcacagaactagaacaagaaattttacaatttgtatggaaacacaaaagaccccgaatagccaaagcaatctttagaaggaaagacggagttggtggaatcaggctttctgacttcaggctatactacaaggctacagtgatcaagacagtatggtactggcacaaaaacagaagtatagatcaagggaacaggatagaaagcccagagataaactacgatcaactaatctatgacaaaggaggcaaggatatacaatggagaaatggtagcctcttcaataagtggtgctgggaaaattcgtcagctacatgtgaaagaatgaaattagaacactccctaacaccataccccaaaataaactcaaactggattaaagacctaaatgtaaggccagacactataaaaatcctagaggaaaacataggaagaacactctttgacgtaaataacagcgagatcttttttgttccagctcctagagtaatggaaataaaaacaaaaataaataagtgggacctaatgaaacatcaaaccttctgcacagcaaaggaaactataagcaagatgaaaagacaaccctcagaatgggagaaaatatttgcaaatgaatcaacagacaaaggattaatctccaaaatatataaacagttcatccagctcaatatcaaaaaaataaacaacccaatcaaaaaatgggcagaagacctaaataggcatttctccaaagaagacatatggatggccaagaggcacttgaaaagctgctcaacatcactaattattagagaaatgcaaatcaaaactacaatgaggtatcacctcacactggttagaatgggcatcatcagaaaatctacaaacagtaaatgctggagagggtgtgaagaaaagggaatgctcttgctctgttcgtgggaatgtaaattgctacagccactatggagaacagtatggaggcttttgcaaaactaaaaatagaactaccatatgacccagcaatcccactactgggcatatacccagagaacaccataattcaaagagacacatgcactccaacgttcattgcagcactatttacaatagccaggacatggaagcaacctaaatgtccatcaacagatgaatggataaaaaagatatggtacatataaacaatggaattttactcggctataaaaagcaatgaaactgggacattcgtagagacatggatggacctagagactgtcatatggagtgaagtgagtcagaaagagaaaaacaaatatcatatattaacacatatatgtggaatatagaaaaatggtataaatcaacccatttgcaaggcagaaatagaaacacagatgtagagaacaaacatatggacaccaagtggggaaagcggggagggatagggggaatgaattgggagattgggataccaaattgtacactctaaatatatgcagtttattgtatgttaactgtatctcaataaagggtctaaaaaaaataaatacaataaaaaacaaaaacaaaaaccaattgcTGACAAGAACACATCAGAGGCGTTTAAAGACAATATCTGTAAAGTGTTGAGCCTGCTCAGGAGCTACAGTTTCTTTATTGTGTAGGTTTCACAGCGACTCTGAGAGGGAGTGGTTGTTGGCTGGAGGCCTGCAAGTCTCTTATTTGAACTGAGATTTATTTTCACTCTCTCAAACTCTATTGCTTCTGTGTATGGCCACTCACACCCTATGAGCAGTGGCGTTTCAAAGCTAAACGCTGTGCTGTCAACATGTGCTAAGTTAAACTTTTCTGTTACAAATGTTTTAGATTCTTATCTCCCTGCTTTCCAAGAACATTGGTCTTTGGAAAGATTTAAGGATTAATGAAATATCAGTATATGGGATAACATAGTTTATAGGTCAGTCTGTATGAGAAAGGTGATAGGTGACCCCAAGGTGTTTCAAGAATAGGGAAGAGATGCAAATACCTGCCATGAGGAGCAGGACCTCAtagggttggggttagggttaggtttagGGAGGTAAAGAGTTGGTGAAAGGGGGCTTTAGGAAGGTGAGCAGCATAAGGTCTTCCTTGGTAACCTCAAGAGATCTCCAGCAGAGacttatttacttttcaaagatttttagaGTTGGGTTTGAGGTTTTTGTAGGGTGATGCTCAGGTTTCCCTGGGCTGCATATACTACTGTGAGTCCATTCCTGGCAGCACATTTGCAACCGTCTTTATTTGTTGACGTGAAGTCCTTGGTTGCACTAAGTCATTGGTTCTGAGCCTTGAGCATACATCAGTGTCACATAGGGGGCTGGTGACAACAAAGGTAGCTGTGCCCACGCCTCAGAGAGTCTGGGATGCGGGCTTGAGAATCAGCACTTCTAGGCAGTTCCCAGGGGATACTACTACTGCTGGCCCAGGAACACATTGGGAAAACCTCTGCTTTGGAGAAAGGTGTTTATTGGTGTTCCCCAACCACAGACCCTAAATGCTTTTTCTCCGCATAATTAGCTGTAGAGGGTTTGTCTTCTGCACTTTTTGCCCACTCAGAGGGTATAGAATTGGCCtcagtcttctctttctctctctttttctctccattcaGGAAGGGATGAAATTCCTCTTCCTTGATCCCATCCAGCTCActctccttctccatcttttACTGACTTATCAGGATGCTATTACCATGAGTATGGTCTTGGCCAACCATTTGTTCATTGGCCTCCAGAGGATGCTAATGTCAGGGCTAGGCCACCAGGAATGACATGAGGAGACCACTCACCTGTGATGTCTGGGGCGAGTCAGATGtctatgggtgtgtgtgtgtgtatgtgaggggAATCATGTGTTCCCACCCCAGCTTGGGGTATGTGAATGGGGGCCAGGGACACAGCAGGATATTTACAGTTTGGGGGCTCGGGCATTTCAGTCCCATGGCTCCTTGTTAAGGCGGAAGATgctaattattttgtttgtattctTGTCACTTGTGACCTGCTCTCTGGGTTATGTGCATTTGGGGTGATGGAGTGGGTGACAAGGTGGTGAAGTCACGAAGGATTCACTCTCACTAGGACACCGCCCCCACCGCCCATGTCCCCTCTCAGCCAAGACTGAACCTGATTGCAGTTCCCAGGCGGCGTGGTCTGGaggtcccagcccctccccagggtgCTCAGATGCCTGAATCCATGTCCTTTCGCTGATTCCATCATGATGGAAACTCCACAACGGAAGGGAATTTATACTGTTAATTTCACCAATGAAAGTTCCTGGAAAGTAATAAGTAATCGACAAATATATGCTGCATAAATAAGTGTATCAAACATGCCTTGACCATAGGTCAGGTGCTGTGCTTGGTACTGGGGTTTCAAACCACATCCTTGTTGAAATGACTTCTTGTCAGTCACAGGAAGGGATCAGTCTTCCTTAACTTGGTGTAGTCTCTATcaagaccatttttaaaatcattttattctgttttgtaaaaagtttttattggagtatagttggtttaaattgttgtgttagtttctgctgtacagaaaagtgaatttgttatacatatacatacatccactcttttttagattcttttaccatataggtcattacagagtattgagaagagtttcctgtgctatacagtaggtccttatcagttatccattattatatatagtagtgtatgtgtcaatcccaatctcccagtttatccctccttccccctccacccccactggcTTTCTCCCCTGGTAagtataagtttgttttctacatctgtgactctttctgttttgtaaataagttcatgtgtaccattttttagattccacatataagtgatcatatgatatttgtctctgtctgacttacttgactcagtatgagaatctccaggtccatccaagttgctgcagatggcattattttgttcctttttatggctacctaatattccattgtatatgtgtaccacatcttctatttccactcctctgtcgatgaacttttaggttgcttccatgtcctggctattgtgaatagtgctgcagtgaacattgcggtgcatgtatCGTTTCAGATTACAGTTTTCTCTCCttatatgcctgggagtgggattgcaccatcatatggtagctctatttttagctttttaaaggaacctccatactgttctccagagtggacCAAGCTCATTTTGTTGGGGAATAGGGAATCTCTCTTCAACTCTTGAATCAAAATTGTTGGTGGACTTGATTCTTTGGTGTTGGGGTGTCCATGTCATgactctcatttttttcccctggaggcctctctctctcctggaaTTCTTCTATTTTTACCTTCTCTccaactggctttttttttctattcattgttttatttttgaatatttttttaaagctctttattggagtataatttcttaacactgttgtgccagtttctgctgcacaacaaaagtgaatcagctgtatttatacatacatccccatatcccctccctccagcgactccttcccaccctccctattccacccctctaagttatcaccaatcattgaccaactggtttttgttttctcctcctaactttttattattttttttcttatgccaCTAGTGTTTGGTATGATTTATCTTTACTGGAATCTGATATAAGGTCTGACTTAGGACAAacctatgtttatttattttattattattattattttttaaagaacttttattgagataaaattgacatacaataaactgcatatatttaaagtgtacaatttgatattttttttcttattagtaacatatatatggcaatcccagtctcccaattcatcccaccctaaccccgACCAACTGGCTTTTTGATGtcttaaaaatgttaactttttaagTGTATAAATACTAACTCTTGGTTAAGAAAGTAttcatgcaccacatcttctttatccattcctgtgttgatggacatttaagttgcttccatggcttggctattgtaaatagtgctgcaagggacattggggtgcatgtatttttttgaattatggttttctccagatatatgcccaggagtggggttgctggatcacatgatatatttctcagcataaaaaagaatgaaataatgccatttgcagcaatatgaatggacctagagattatcatactaactgaagtaagtcagacaaagacaaattttatataatatttcttatatgtggaatctaaaaaaataatataaatgaacctacttccaaaacagaaacagagtcatggagatcagaaacaaacttatgcttaccacaGGGGAAATATGGGGcagggggaataaattaggagtttgggattaacatatacacactacaatgtgtaaaatagataatcaaccaGGACccactgtattgcacagggaactctactcagtattatgtaataacctatatgataaagaatctgaaaaagaatggatacatgtatatgaattactgaatcacttttctgtacacatgaaactaacacaacattgtaaatcaactatactctgataaaatttaaaaaaattcatgcaaTGAAATAATGAAACACTGTTCCCCAATCCAGCTCCTCATTCTTCTTAGCAAGGTTCCTGAATGAATAACCCCTGTTAATGGCTTCTGAATAACTTTCCagagtccacacacacacacacacacacacacacacacacacacacacacacagagttccttCTGGGaactgtgagggagaatctgccTGTGActctttcctagcttctggtggtttgctggcaatctctggcattccttggcttgtagaagcatcaacTTGATCTCTGTTtttatcttcacatggccttctcactgggtgtgtgtctgtggccAAATTCTCCTTTCTATAGGGACTccagtcatattagattaagACCCACCttaataacttcattttaaattgGTTACCCCAATAAAGGCCCTATTTCCAGGTGAGGTcgcattctgaggtactgggggttagactTTGACATATACTttttggaggacacaattcaagCCCTACTTCTAACTCTCCATGCATCCCAGGCCACCCCATCTGCTTGTTGCTGACAGCGCCTATAGATCCTATTGGGTTTGGAGTCAGGTGATGGAATCACAGGAAACACATGAACTCTGGAACTAGTCCAGGGCTAGTCTCCTCCCACTGTGCTCTGTGCACTTCCTGCTTCAGgaccacctggagagcttgttaagaAGGCAGACTCCAGGGTCCAGTGCCAGCCTGTTGAATCACAATCTCATGATCCAAATGCCAGCATCTCTATGTCTTAATCCAAGGGACATGGGAGGCCTGTTGATGACAGTGATCTCCATGAAAATCAGAACCATAAGGTCCTGAGGCTGGTGGCTGCCGAATTAAATAGCAAGTGAGCTAACCTCAACAGATGCTCTCAGAGTCCTTCCCCAATTCACTTAGGACACATGGTGATGTAATTGGctaatatacattttctttatcaatatTAAAATAAGTGTAGCTAATCTTTCACTCAACTAGTATTATCCATGTAGCAATCCTATAAGACATCCCAGAGAGAGCCAGTTTAAGCTTATTTCAAAGTCTCCTCTACTCTGATCTTCAGGGGGAAGATAAACCACGGGGAAAACCCACATCTTTTCCTTCCCGTAGCACTTCACTCATCTCTTATGACACATTTACCATGTTGCTCTGTGATTATTTATTGACATGTGTCTAACCCCCACCAGACTCTGAATGccttgagggcagagatgggCTGTATCCCTCTGTCCCAGGCACTGAACAGTGGTCCTGGAACATGGTAGGTGCTGAACAACTATCCTGCCTTAGGACTGAGAGGGAGCTGCTTTGTGCACCACCTTCCTCAGGGCTGCCTTCATGTCCTTGTTCCTTAGGCTGTAGATAAAGGGGTTCAGCGTGGGGATGACCACCCCACACATCAGGGCAGCTGCCTTGTCCTTCTGGGAGGAGGCGGGTGATGTGGGCTGCAGGTACACAGCAAAGATGGTACCATAGAATAGTGTCACCACGGTGAGGTGCGAGCTGCAAGTGGAGAAGGCTTTCCATTTTCCCTGAGCAGGAGGGATCCTGAAGACGGTCCAGAACACGCAGCAATAAGAGAAGAGGATGCACGCGAGGGGACTGATGCTCATGATGATGCCGAAAGCAAAGATCACCAGCTCGTTGGTGTGCGTGTCTGAGCAGGAGAGCTTCAGCAGGGGCATGAGGTCGCAGAAGAAGTGGGGGATTTCAGAGGCGGCACAGAAGGTCAGCTGAGCCATGAGGCAGGTGTGCACCAGAGACTGGAGGTTGGTGATCAGCCATGACCCCCCCACCAGCAGCCCACACACACGAGGCCTCATGATGGCCAAGTAGCGCAGAGGGTGGACAATGGCCATGAAGCGATCAATGGCCATCACAGCCAGGAGGAAGCTGTCCATGGTCCCAAACAGGTGGAAGGCATACATCTGAGCAAGGCAGCCCGCAAAGGGGATGGCTTGGTTCTGAGTCCAGAAGTTCACCAGCATCTTGGGGACAGTGGTAGAAGAGAAGAAGATGTCGACTAGGGACAGGTtgcagaggaagaagtacatgggtgtgtgaagGTGGGAGTCTGTGATGatggccaggatgatgagcaggtttccaaagatggtgaccaggtacatggaGAGGAACAGCCCAAAGAGGAAGATCCGATGCTCCGGCTTTTCTGAGAGTCCCAAGAGGAGGAATTCTGAGACCGCTGTTTGGTTTTCTGGTTCCATGGGCTGCCTGTGTCTACTGTGAAAGataaaaggggagagggaagtgacATAAAGCTGGGGGTCAGAGATGGAGTTCCAGTCTCAGCTCCCTACAGACCCGTAGGTTCTGTGAAAACCCACGGAATCCTTACAGCTCCCTTTCATGGATTTCTGTTTCCTGAAACAAAACCATCCATGTCTGAGAGAGTCTCAAAGATCTAACTTAGTTCTTTCAAGACAGCTTGGATATTGTTCATAAACAACCTGTCTCTTCAGTAGAGCCAAACTTCATAGAACAAAAATTGAGAGAAGTCAAACCCAAACTTGACACAGTTTTGAAAGGGAACGtgatcatttcttcttttttccttttgccttatatttctgtctttcctttcttccctttgtccCTTTTATTCTCCATCAACAAGATATAACTTTAGGATCAATTTTGGGTTAATGACTAGGGGTATAAGGATGAATGACACTCTTCTGCTGCTTCCAATGAACCCCAAGTTAATTAAGGGCACTTTATGATCTGCTACCACGTGATCACTAGGCAAGCTCCCTCCTAGCTGTGATGAGGACCAGTGTTGAAAGCTCCTCCAAAAGTGTGGGATCATAAAAGTGCACAAACATACCTTTCACAATTGAAGTATGCAAATTTATTCACCAGGGTTTTTGATGGAGACCAGCTCCTTTTCTCTGAATAGGGATAAAATGATGCTGGATCTGTATCAAGTGCCTTGTCTTAGCCATACATGTAGGCTGGAATCTATTCTCCTGTTTGTTTCATGAATGTGGAACAAGAAATTAAGGATCCTTGCAAAACAATCTAGGTGAAGAATCCTTTCAGATTTTTACAAGTTTACATCTAAATTGTTTTCAGTTACCTTACTCACACCTAATTTGACAGGAATTTTTTTAgtgattcctttttttattgtctttacaAAGCATTCAACTTGGATTTCATGAAACTACaattccctttccctccctccctccctccctccctccctccctccttccttccttccttccttccttccttccttccttccttcctttccttcttcccttcctccctttctctcgaGTTTGTTAATTCACATGGTATTATTTAAACAATATAATTGCCACAGGAGCTACAGTCAACATCATTAGGTTTGGGATTATTTAAAATGACTCAACTGAGCAGAAATGTTTCAGCAAGCTCGTGAGTAGCCTTCTAGCCTCAAGCATTCAGCATACTGGGACAGCATCCAgtatattttcaggagaaatagAGGATTTGGAGGAACCCAGACAGCTGGTTAAGTGGGAGTTTTAAAGAGAGCCTTCACAGAGACAAAAGAATATCTGGAGCTTTAAAGCTAGTGATGTTTTGGaggtatatttttttctcagtagcaGCTTCACAGgacaagaaattttatattttcctgtgtTCTAAACAAACTGTCACTGCCAATTGAAGCAGTTTTGCACcctcaataaaatatatactggTGTATTATGTCAAgcttcttttcaaaatgtttattcaaaataaaaactccCAGACACAGCCCGGGATATTGAAAGATAAGCCGTTTTCATAAAAACGACAAGGGCGTGAGCAAATGCCTACTTGATGGAAAGCAGCATGTGCTACATGTGTATGCTTGGAGTTAATATGATGATGAGAAAAGCGAGTTTGTAAAATAACATGCTGACATGAACTGATATGAAAATATGGACTAAAAGAGTGAATACCAGAGAGTAAggtttaaagaaatgcaaacacatAGGCATGTCCTCATGCTATTctcatttacccattttaaattgCTAATGGATAtgattctagttttttttttccatctatttgGAAAGTCCCCATTATTTATTGGTACTTAGCAGCTTCATATCAAAAGTCTAGAGAAAGCAAACCTTTATTGCATTATACAAGACCAATGAAGTCTGGTTACATTTGCCTTTCTAAGTCTCCATTTCGCAGCAGgtgtttttatccttcctttcacTTAATGAACATGAATAGAGAACAGGTTAGGTGCTAGGcactgtcaactacaaattggcacttccCACCGGCATTTGCCATCTGCCTCGACAAGGAATAACTCatgtgctgctgtagctgctgactttcaacaccctctgaaaggagttcagggtggagagcagaaatgaggcactctgtgctctgggaaaaacttgCAGAACAGACATTCAGATagctagatattttcaggagctgattttatgagcccaattcttgtatcccctcatatctagaaaaacactaaaatccttcatggtgactactgctccttgtgactaccagaaaacttctgCAAAAAGAGTATGTGCTTAAGGTGGTCggacgtagagtctgtcatacggagtgaagtaagtcagaaagagaaaaacaaataccgtatgctaacgcatatatatggaatctaaaaaaatggtactgatgaaccctgtggcagggcaagaataaagatgcagatgtagagaacggacttgaggacacagggggagggggaaggggaagctgggatgaagtgagagagtagcattgacatatatgcactaccaaatgtaaaatagatggctcaTGAGAAGTTGCTGCATAAGACAGGGAGATCAATTAGATGATTCGTGACGACCTAGAGGAGTGGCTAGGGAGGTGGTGAAAGGGGGCTTTTAGGAAGGTGAGCAGCATAAGGTCTTCCTTGGTAACCTCAAGAGATCTCCAGCAGAGACTTATTTACTTTCGAAGGGTTTTTAGAGTTGGGTTTCAGGTTTTTGTAGGGTGATGCTCAGGTTTCTCTGGGCTGCATATGCTACTGTGAGTCCATTCCTGGCAACACATTTGCAACCATCTTTGGTTGTTGACGTGAAGTCCTTGATTGCactaggtcagtggttctcagctttgAGCATACGTCAGCGTCTCTTAGGTGACTGGTTACAACACAGGTAGCTGTGCCCATGCCTCAGAGTGCCTGTGACTGGGCTTGAGAATCAGCACTTCTAGGACGTTCTCAGGGGATGCAGCTGCTGGTGGCCcaggaccacacttggagaaccacCACATTGGAGAAAGGCGTTTTTTGGTGTCCCCCAACCGCAGActccaaatgctttttctccacGTGACTAGCTACAGATAATTTGCCCTCTCTAACTTTTGCCCACTCAGAGGATATAGAgttgctcctcctcctcctcctccttcttcttctccttccccttcttctcctccttcttctttctctctctctctccccctatcCAAGAAGGGAACTAGGAAATTCCCCTTCTCCCATCCCATCCAGCTGACTCTCCTTCTCCATCCTTTACTGACTTACCAGGATGGTATTACTAAGAGTATGTTCTTGGCATACTCCTTCTCCACTGGCTCCCAAAGGATCCTGAGGTCAGTGCTAAACCATCAGGAATGACATGAAGAGAGCACTCACCTGTGATGTCTGGGGCAAGTCTGATGTCTATGGTGGGGTGAGGGGAATCATGTGTTCCCACCCCAGCTTGGGGTATGTGAACAGGGGACGAAGGACACAGCAGGATATGTACAGTTTGGGGGCTCTTGGGCATTTCGGTCCCATGGCTCCTTGTTAAGGAGGAAGATgctaattattttgtttgtattctTGTCACTTGTGACCTGTTCTCTGGGGTATGTGCCAGAGATGGGATGATGGAGTGGGTGACAAGGTGGCAAAGTCACTAAGGATTCACTCTCAGTGGGGcaccccccccaccatgtccccTCCCAGCCCAGACTGAGCCTGACTGCAATTCCCAGGCAGGGTGGTCTGGAGGTCCAAGTCCCTCCCCAGGTTGCTCAGATGCCTGAATCCGCGTCCTTTCACTCATTCCATCTTGATGGAAAGTCCTTGAGGGAAGGGAATTTATACTGTTATTGTCACCAATGAAAGCTCCTGGAAAGTAATATATAATCAATAAATATACGTTGCATAAATAAATGTGTCAAACTTGTCCTGCCCATAGGTCAGGTGTTGTGCTTGACACTGGAGTTTCAAATCACACCCTTGTTAAAATGACTTCCTGTCAGTCACAGGAAGGGACCAGTCTTATTAATCTGGTATAATCACTACcaagcccattttaaaaattatgttattccattgcatattccattgtaccatatctttttttttaaatttttttaaatttttttgggggtacaccaggttcaatcatctgtttttatcttctttatccattcctgtgttgggggacatttaggttgcttccatgtcctggctattgtaaatagtgctgcaatgaacattggggtgtatgtatctttttaaattatggttttctccagatatatatgcccaggaatgagatttctgggtcatatggtaaattacttaattataagaaagaatgaaataatgccatttgccgcaacatggttggacccagagattatcatactgagttaagcaagtcagacagagaaaaacaaatatcatatgatgtcacttatatgtggaatctaaaaaaaatgatatgaatgaacttatctgagaaacagaaagaggcTCACAGTGTTCgaattgtttttttcctgttttttaaaaaaactttttattttatattggaatatagttgattaacaatgtcatattagtttcaggtgtacagcgaagtgattcagttatgtatatacatataactattcttttccaaattctttccccatttacatTGTTACacaatactgagcagagttccttgtaatacacagtaggtcc is a genomic window of Hippopotamus amphibius kiboko isolate mHipAmp2 chromosome 15, mHipAmp2.hap2, whole genome shotgun sequence containing:
- the LOC130837297 gene encoding olfactory receptor 1I1-like, which codes for MEPENQTAVSEFLLLGLSEKPEHRIFLFGLFLSMYLVTIFGNLLIILAIITDSHLHTPMYFFLCNLSLVDIFFSSTTVPKMLVNFWTQNQAIPFAGCLAQMYAFHLFGTMDSFLLAVMAIDRFMAIVHPLRYLAIMRPRVCGLLVGGSWLITNLQSLVHTCLMAQLTFCAASEIPHFFCDLMPLLKLSCSDTHTNELVIFAFGIIMSISPLACILFSYCCVFWTVFRIPPAQGKWKAFSTCSSHLTVVTLFYGTIFAVYLQPTSPASSQKDKAAALMCGVVIPTLNPFIYSLRNKDMKAALRKVVHKAAPSQS